Part of the Apodemus sylvaticus chromosome 15, mApoSyl1.1, whole genome shotgun sequence genome is shown below.
tgactatgccTGGCCCAGGAATTGGCACtattaagaagtgtggccttgttggagtaggtgtgtcactgtggctgtgaGCTTTAAGCCCTTCCTCCTaggtgcctggaagccagtcttctgtttgccttcagaacaagatgtagaactctcagctcctcctgcaccatgcctaccagaatgctgccatgctcctaccttgatgataacggactgaacctctgaacctgtaaggcagcctcaattaaatggtgtccttataagagttaccctgtcatggtgtctgttcagagcagtaaaaccctaactaggacaccaCCCCTGGGACCCATAAATGAAGGACAGAACCAACTCTCACAAATCACCCTCTGatatccacatatacacacaccctcacacaaaaTGTGCAAACCTTACAAAGGGAACGGGGTCAGTGAGGCCAGGCGACTCTTTATGGTTTGCTTCTCTACTTCTCCAGCCTTGTTCTCTTTACCTTCAGATACTCAAGATTTTGTGAAATTATTCAGATTTTAACTCCACAGTAGATCATAAAATCATCTAACATTCAGAATCCTACTTGTTTCAGTCATGAAGGGCGTGCTCCTCAGACTGTTCATCATATTTAACACCTTGCAGTCAAAGGCAAACACTCACCATCTGATAAACACACACGCTGCTATGACTGTTTATTGAACTGAATGCTCCCCGGTGGAGTACTGCACAGAAGCAGCTCTGGGCCTGAGCAGTGTTTCCAGATCTTAAAGGAGCAGAACGCTGGGCCAGCTTGTTAACTGCTCAGAAGTTTCACACAAGTACATCTAAACTCCCATCAAAGCAAAAATATCATCAATGTCATCTTTAGCAGTGTTGGGCACATCGTGTGTGCGCATCTGTCTCCTCGAACGAAAGCCTGATTCGTTTCCACTGCCCCTTGGAAGAGTCCCAAGGGTCCCCATCTTCTTGGTTTTTAGGTCAGGCTTTGCAAGTTTTCTCAAGACCTGCTTCCCATTAGGACAGACATCTGACCTCTGAATTGTCCCAAAGCAtctcctctcagcactgctgtcCCTAGTGTTCTTCAGAGTCCCTTCAGGGACCTGCTGGgtttcctttaaaagagttgaCTGTAACTTTCTCTGCGGTTTCCTTTGTCTTGATGAAACTTTAAACTTTGATCTTCTTTGTCTGGGACGATGCTTTGAAGTGCTGGTACTAGAGCCTCCTCGGAGAAGGCAGTTACAAAGAGATGTTTTCATGCACTGTAGCTTCTTTGGCAAACTAAAGGACAAAAGGGAAAAATCTCAACTTATTATACCAAAAAGTTCTCAAGCACTTTCAACTGCCTCCACCAATTTCCAAcagaaaagtacaaaatttattacaAGTCCTAGGCCTGTCTATATGTATAACGCCAAACATACAAAAGTAAGCAAATGAGAGTTTCAACCTAGGTTTTTTTTCAGAGCCTGGGTCCCTCTCTGATTCAGGATGCAGGCAGATGTGCCTCCATTTTGCCCCAAAGTAACTCCCATTAACTGCCTAACAAGGTCACAAATGGTGTGTGACCTTGCTCACACTTAAGAACCATAGCCTTGTCCTCATGCTGGTAATCTGTTCCTAGGTAAACAACAGTGGAAATGGCAAAATATCACAAATGAAAAGCTCTGTGGTGTGTCAGAATCCGCCTCTGGATAAGCTCATGTTATAGCAGGAAATGGACaaagggaaggaatgaggagAGGTCCTCTGGCGAAGACAACTGACCCCTGTGAGGTGCTCTGTAAGCTGATCCGCAAGTCCCTCAAGCCTGCAGTCAGAACTCACCTGATCTGTCCGGGCATTTGCCTCATTACCTCACTTCTCTCACAcccgacccccaccccaccccccaggactAAGGCTGCCTATGCTGTTGCCCCAGGCTTTGAACACCACAGGCCATCTTACTGCTTTCTGAAAAGAACCAGTGGGAATGGCGTGGTGGAAGGAAGCCCAGACAACTGACAGTTTACTTTCTTCTGACACACCAGCCTAGACAGCGTTAGCCACACATGAAACTGTACTTTGATAGGTCTTGTTCTAGCAACCTAAGGGCTATCAGATTTTAAAGAGAGGAGGTAATGCACATGCGTACACTTTCTTACTGAAAAGGGAAAGGAATCTTTCTAACATAATTACCTATAACCTTGAGACTCCACATGTCTAAGTCTATTACTCTTAAGAAGTTTGTTGCCCAGATAGGTGGCCTGAGCCTTGAGCTTTTGGCTTCGAGACCACACAATTGCCATTTTGATTTCTTCAGAAAGTTGGGTGAATGTCATGGTCCTTCCGATTCTTTGCACAGTATTGTTAGCCCAGTGAGAGTGGAGTTTCTGAGAGGAAATTTTGGTTGTCTTCAGTTTGGACTGTAAATATTTAAACTCGCTGTTGGTCTCCTGAAGTGTAAAAAggtaagaaaaaaagatattgaaAATAGTAGTGacttctaaataaagaaagaagagttttgaaaatattctcaAACCCAACAGGAACCTAAAgaaataattatgaaattaaaGACTCCAGTCTTATTTTATGATCAATAAGTTGCTCTAAATAGGTGAGAATGCCAATTATTAACAATATGGGAGCAATTACTCTTGAACAAGAAGAATCCAACCTAGCTTCCCTGCAGACCAACTCTGCAAAAGTGGAAGGCCCACAGATACCACAGTTGTTGAGACCAGAACTGAAAGATTCTCCTAGGACTGCTGTAATAAGGGATCACATGGCCTGCACTCAGACCCAAAGCCTATCCCTTCACTAGGGAGCATGGGTAACTCTGGAGACTTTCTATGCCTCAGTTTCACCCCTTGagatatgaaaacagaaacataaaagagTTTCTCTCACAGAGCTTTTCGGAGAATTATGGCGTTAATGTACATAGAGCATTTAAGATACTGCCAGGTGCTTGAGGGATCTGCTATGATCTTTCCTCCTTCTGAACTCATTAGGCAAGATAAAAATTCAAACTGCCATCTGTGTTAAAAAGTCCAATAAAGAACTGTGGGTTCTTAGAAATAAGAGTTTTAAACAAAATGGGAGAAATAACCCATGAAGGAAACCAGTCAAGCGATTACTGGATGACAGGTGACACTAACGTACTTAGTCATGAAGTCAGGAACCATTTTCTGACACTAATAAAAGGTATCATGTTAAAGCCTGAACCCCCAAAGGACTGATGCCTCATGACAAATGAGGAAGACAAAACTGATGACTGCTACTAACAACATCTGCCGTCGGTTAAATGCTTACCACACACGAGACCCCACATACCACAGGTACTGGCCCAAACTCAGACGTGCATGGACGGGAGAGGGAGGTACAGAGAGGTCAGGCAGCACACAGCTAACAGGGGTGGAGCCAGCGATCGAGCAAGTACAGAGCCCATGCCTTAAACTGCTCACCATCCATGCTTAGGGAGATTCCAGAGACAAGCCTGTTAAAGCTCTTCTGAATACATTCCACTAGCTGGAGTAACTAGGCCATCAGAAAGCCAGCTCCCCCATTCAGCAGCGCACACCGACAGCTAAGAGTGCAGTCAAGCCTATTAGAGCGAACACCACTCCCTCCTTTCTGAGGAGCTTCCTCTAAACTTGGCAGAAGTGAAAAGCTATGAGGTTAAAGCAGACAGACCTGAGTAGCTTTGTTTCGAAGTCTTGTGCAGAAAACCCGCACGTCAAATCCCAATGGCTTTTctgtggaatttaaaaaaaaaaagacaagacagaaaAATTCAGTCATATTACTTTCAGATCTCTAAAAGATACTTAACTATGTGACATTTCCTGTCAAGTGActacaaaagaaatgaagaggatAAAGCAAAGCACCAGGAAGGAACTGGAAGAAAGCTGTGGACAGCTAACACTCACCCCTAAACATAATCAGTGTGAGGttctcaatttctttctccacAATGCATGACTGTATCATGCTTTCAAAGGCTTACTTTATAAGTAGGCACTTAAGGAAGAACGGACAGAACTAGATAAACACATTGTAAAGGGAATTAGAAAGTGTGTGCTTCTCTACACAGCTCACCGTTTTTGGTCCTTTTACAGGCTTTCACAGGCTGTCCCAGGTCCACACTGCTTTGTGGaccatgttttgtttgttcagaTGGCTTGGAAAGTCTATCTAGGGTGTCTCCATTGATCTTTGGTAGTTGTTCTCTcattaaaaatagtttatttagcAACTTTGTTACTCCTTTAGTAGCAAAAGCTGCAGGTGTTTTCCCCTTAAAGACTTCAAGGTAAGAGGGCCCTAGAAAGTCAGTGATGTCAGAGGGAAAGGCAAAATCTTTGAAGTAAGGCATGGGCTGAATCCTGGAGATCTCCTGATGCAATCTAAGCAATGGCTCATAGAGGGAAATCAGCCTTCTCAGAAGTCCTTTATGGAGAACCctagaaagaaacagaagctctttatacatatatatgtatgtaaaaatatCAGTAATTCAAATGCTTTTTACTTCTGATTAAGAATAAGCAGAATAAACTAATGGGAGCAGATATAGAAGAAAAACTATAGGAGCCAAGAGGGGTCAAGGGCACTACACGAAAACCCACAAAACCAACTAACCTGACTcacagggctcccagagactgagctgccACCCAGGAGCCTACAtgggacctaggccctctgcacagtGGAAACAGGACTGTCTCCGACTCTGCTGCCTGCTCTCGGGACcctttcttcctactgggttgcctggTCCCGCCTTAACAGGAGAGGAGGCGCCTGGGCTTACTGCAGCTTCATCTGCCATTGCTGGCTGATACCCACGGATGGAGGCCTGCCCTTTCCTGAGGAGTGGATGGGGGCTCAGAGTGGGAAGGAAGCGAGGACTGAAGTGAACCTCAGTCcggatgtttaaaaaaaattaattaatttattaattataagaAAATAAGCAGATCAAAAGATGACTGAAAATACAAATAAGATGTCCAGGCTAAATCTTCTGGGTCTCTCTGTTGTTTTGACAGTTTCACGATACTCAGATCAGAACTAATGATCCGGTTCTGTGCCTAGTTATCCAGTAAACCaccctatgcacacacacaaggaaatgcctttttttttagtttataaatACTACAAGTATTATCCCTATCAACCAAATATGGCTCAAAAGTAGCAGTCAGGCAGAGAAGTCTAGAGCATATAAGGAAGGTcaaattatatttctaatttcTATTAAAATTAATAACCAGTTGTCAGAAAGAACCAAGATATGGCCAGCCCAGGAAATGCAGCTTTTTCAAAAGCCTACTGCAATATTACTACTGCcaacaattttttattttggagggggggggtgtttttcgagacagggtttctctgtgtagccctggctgtcctggaactcactctgtagaccaggctggactcaaactcagaaatccgcctgcctctgcctccgaagtgctgggattacaggcatgcgccaccacacccggctctattattattattatagttccTAGGTCCTAGAAAATCACTTTCTGAGCTACTCAGTGTCAGGGTGAAGGTTTCAGAAGAAAAGTCCTCTGACATGACTACCCACCTAACAATGTACAAATCAACTGTcatgggaggaaagggaagcccGCACCCTCGGATCCCAGGGCAACGTGGGAAGTGGACCTGTGTGAACACTAACAAGAAACTTGGGTCAGGTAAAGATGAAACGCAAATGCAGAAATGTGAACATACCATAACCTGCTCACCAGCCCAACCATCACAAGGTTCAAAATAATGAATTCCCGTAGCCCTAGGTGCTTCACGCACAACCTGAAGAATCAGTTTAAGGTGAAAAACTAAAACCAAGGGAATTTAAGATTTGTAAGTTACAATTATGAAAAACATTATAAGAAAGCTTCAAAGATATTAAAGCCCTAATATGGCAATAAAATCACATTACACTAAAAGCAAAGTCATCCATTCTACTAGAGCTCCTGCTGTTACAGTTAGTGTCTGAGAGTAAGAATTCCTAAAGATCAGGCTCTTAGAATACAGGctagggagagacacagagtccAGTCACGCCGGGAACTGCTGGAAGAGGAGCCGAAAGAAAAGCTTTGACAGTTCCCACAGGTTCCAGGGCTTCTTAGCACAGCACCTCAACAGAAGCCCGAGACACCCAAACAGCTTCCATTCAAGAGAAGGCGTTCCCGTAGTCAAGGATACAGAAATGTCTTGCAGCAGCAGTCCAGCAAGCGCAGTAACAACTTGCAACCTCCCAGAACCTTCATcagcaccacctccaccaccgGCTGGCTGGGCACCACGCGGTTTTCCGTAGCTCCCGGCTGAGTTGCACTTGACATACACAGAGAAGGACATGACTGTCATTTTCTGAACACAGCATTTCAACAGCAGTTCTCAAGTGAAGACTTGCTTTAAGCTCAGCCTGAGGTGGTTACACCCACTGGCACTCCACTGCTTTCACTGTAACCTGTGAGCGCCATCTCAGTGTCCCACCTGTCCCTCCCATCAGTCCCCTCATTAAAACTCGACATGTACATCTTGGCATAGCTGATTATACCTCAACACCAAGCAGAATACCAAAGGGTGCTCCCGACGGAGCAATGGACCACCTACTTGGCAGACAACTGTGAGAGGTCTTCAATTGAGCCTTCCAAATTCATGTGTTTCAAACGCTTTAAGCACTGTTCTACCTGAAGGAGAAAGAGCAGCTCAGATTAGAATGTGTGCATATACAACAGTGTCACAGATATGACAAGAATGTGTAGAAACCACAGCATGTCATGGTACGGAAATACGCCACAGAAGGCCTGCCTATTTAAGGCCAAGGAAACCCAAATCCCAAAACAAGCTCACCAGCCCAACAAATTTCTCAATTCAAGAAAATTACTACATGCCAAGTATTCTCGATGCTGTAAAGTGACCAAAATGAATGTAAGTCTCAACATTATAATTTGCTGAGGGGGCATACTTACAGCAGTGAGCATAGTAAAACGAGAGAGCAAATTCTTAACTCCGTTTCAACAGTCTATAAGCACCAGAAATGAAGAAAGTGACTCAGTCACAGAACAACTCTACTGAACACCTACTATGTGCAAGATATGCTAGGCAATATCGTGGGATATCATACATTCCAATTTCTATTAGTGAAGACAGATAACATACACATCAAGTGCATATTAAGTACATATCAAGTACTTACATAAATGCTAAAATGGATGTGCTTTATTAAAAAACACTGCAATCTCCCCTTGTCTGCTTTTCCTTATAGCACTTCTTACCAGTCGGTATACGAGTTATtgaatgactgactgactgactgcccTTTTCACCAAACTATACTATAAATGAAGAGAACTTGTCCGTTTTGTTCCCGAGTGTAATCCAGTTATTAGAACAGTAGGTTCtcatgggggaaggggagaaaaagcCATGTAGAATACAAAATGCTGTAGAAATCTCTAGCTGTATGAACATCCACCAAGGGCACTCCCTGGACAAAGGATGATGGAAACTGATACTGGTTAGTGCTGGTATCTTGCTACTAAAACCAAATCAGACTTATGGGTTCTACATCAGCATAGGTCATGATTCTTAaattcactggggctggcttctgGATTTCTAAGTCTGGACACCATCTTTTTAGATAGTTATTGACTGCCCAAGCTAGCAATACACTTGGAAAATAGTGAGTGAAATATGGTTcaggggaggaaaagagaggaagggaaagatcAGCAAGGAAGTTAGTAAACAAGTTTCATCTTGGATTAGAAGACCTGGGTAAAGCTGCCCTAGAAAAGAAACTTTAGGGAAAGACCACGATCCTCTTTGAGAAGGGAATCCTCATCTCTTGGGTCTTAAGCAGTAGGAGTATAGCCAACCAGAAAGTGTACGTCTGTATGGAGAGAAACTGTCTTTTTCAAAGCTGTAGATCCAACACCGTCGACAGAGAACTTtgtgaaaaataagtaaatactgtTACCATGGCTGGTCACACGGTGCCCAGCACACTGGACTTTTAAAGGTTCTTGCAGCGTTACCAAAGTGGCTACATGAATGGTACATGAGAACCCAGCTTCAGCCACGTCACAGTCCTGGAGCTCAACATCACAGTGTTTGCTTCAGCTCTAAGAGTACACGAAACCATTCTATACCACAACTTACCATAAACCCACTTACACCAACACACTGCTGATTAGATTAGGACTCCAAAGAAGTAAACCACAACCCTAAACcacaactgttttcttttttaagattttaggGTTTAAATTAGTTTTCTTTTGAACTAGACAAAGGCACTATTCAACTGTACAGAGAAAattaaactggaaaaaaaaatcaaaaaattttttgtgtgtttgcatgcttgTTTTGAGAGGTCTCAATATAAATcaatagccctagctgtcctggaactcactacatagactaggctggtctcaaactcacagagatccacctgcctctgtctctaagtgctggggctaaaggcgtgaaccaccacacccagctttgaaATATGCTTGATTATAAATTACTTTTTGAAATGATTTTGGAAAACTCAAAGAccaaaaaagttaaaatgtaacTGAACCCAAATAATATATGAACTTTCCATAAATAACAAAACAGTAGGTGGCAGTGTGAGCCTCATGTTCGTCAGTACCAGGCTACGTGAGAAACTTACCTGTTTGAGGGCCAAATGGGACCTGTGGCGGCCCAGTCTGTTGTGATTGCTGTAGAGAACTGAGCATAACACATCGACTTCTGCATCCAAGGTCTGGCTCTTGAGTGACTGTGTGACAAGGTGGCACCCTTTAATGACAGCTGCAATGCAGACATCTAAAGCAGAGACAGTTAAAATGAGACTCGGTAAGCAATCCTGCATTTACTGCCCCAGATGAGAAACATGCTAAAACATTCTATCTTATTTGCTTTACAGAACTCAAAACACAAACCGGCCTCAACTATAAAAATGAAGGATTCTAAGAAAGACATTGGAAAAGGAGGGCAGGTGATCAATAAGGGAACATTTGTTAAACgtgtctgtctttctatcacTTCTTACCATGACTCTGAGTAATATGACTACTTTACAATTATCATTTGGTGTACACTTACACCCTAAATATAAAAAACCTGGGCCACGTTCCATCTGTCTCTAAACCCCTCACTTTGTTCTGCAGCTGAGCAAGACAGAATGCATTCAATTACAGCCTTCAAAGGCAAGGAACTGTATTTAGATATGACTCTTTACactgtttaagatttattttatgagtacactgtagctctcttcagacacaccagaagagggcatccagtcccattacagatgactgtgagtgaccatgtggttgctgggaattgaactcaggacctctggaagaacagtctgctcttaaccacagagccatctttcctaCCCCATGGATACCACTTTTTGATAAGAATATATAATACATTCAGCCCTCTGCCTGTGAGCACCATCTGTGTATTCAACCAACCTCACACTGAATATAgtccccccaaaattccacctgTAATAGCAGTTACATTGTATAGGATTTCATAAGCAATGTAGAGACCGTATAAATGTATATAGAAGACGTATGTAGGACCTAGTGCAAATACTATCTACCATGTTATACAGACTTGAGCATGGACACATTTCTTTATATGGAAGGATTCCTAAAACCAATCCCCCATGGATATCAATGAGAAACTACATTCagaaaacattcagaaaagaGAAACCACCAGGGCCACTGGAAATTATTATTATGTAACTGAATGTGTACACAAATGTTTCCTAATCAGAGCATGAGCAGCTGGGAAGCAGGTGTCACGTGCCATCTGGTGGCTCAGAGAGGAAACGCAAACATTCTAAGTGAAaatcttctctgctcctcctaTCTGGAGAAATTAAATTAGATACTGGGTGATGAGCTGGTGAATTTCCCATAGtagtattttaaaattctgaCCACAGAGTAATTAGAAAGAACTTTAACTGTGTAAGAAAAATAGATGGGAAGAAGGATGAAAATACTCACTAGGTTATTACCGGTACTTAACAATTACCGAATgtaggattccccagaatgtaataaggacacatgctccactatgttcatagcagccctatttataatagccagaagctggaaagaacccagatgcctctcaacggaggaatggatacagaaaatgtggtatagttacacaatggagtactattcagccattagaaacaacgagtTCATGaaaactcttagacaaatggatggagctggagaacatcatactaagtgaggtaacccaatctcaaaagatcaatcatggtaagcactcactaataagcggatattagcctagaaacttggaatacccaagatataatccacacatcaaatgatgtccaattagaacggaggagtggtccctggttctggaaaggctcagtgcagcagtatagggcaataccggaacagggaagtgggaaggggtggatgggggaacagggggagggaagagggcttatgggactttcggggagttgggagacaggaaaggggaaatcatttgaaatgtaaataaaaaaatgtatcgaatttaaaaaagacaattaCCGAATGTGCCTATTTAATAATGACAATTACTGTCATTTGACTGTCAAACCAGGTACTGTTACAAATGCTTTGTGGTATCAAC
Proteins encoded:
- the Nepro gene encoding nucleolus and neural progenitor protein, translating into MAAAVRPGAEPWNRVRIPQAGNCSTLTVQDPSATLDVCIAAVIKGCHLVTQSLKSQTLDAEVDVLCSVLYSNHNRLGRHRSHLALKQVEQCLKRLKHMNLEGSIEDLSQLSANATQPGATENRVVPSQPVVEVVLMKVLGGCKLLLRLLDCCCKTFLLCVKHLGLREFIILNLVMVGLVSRLWVLHKGLLRRLISLYEPLLRLHQEISRIQPMPYFKDFAFPSDITDFLGPSYLEVFKGKTPAAFATKGVTKLLNKLFLMREQLPKINGDTLDRLSKPSEQTKHGPQSSVDLGQPVKACKRTKNEKPLGFDVRVFCTRLRNKATQETNSEFKYLQSKLKTTKISSQKLHSHWANNTVQRIGRTMTFTQLSEEIKMAIVWSRSQKLKAQATYLGNKLLKSNRLRHVESQGYSLPKKLQCMKTSLCNCLLRGGSSTSTSKHRPRQRRSKFKVSSRQRKPQRKLQSTLLKETQQVPEGTLKNTRDSSAERRCFGTIQRSDVCPNGKQVLRKLAKPDLKTKKMGTLGTLPRGSGNESGFRSRRQMRTHDVPNTAKDDIDDIFALMGV